Proteins encoded within one genomic window of [Enterobacter] lignolyticus SCF1:
- a CDS encoding lysophospholipid acyltransferase family protein → MFILDNVLDDLWPQARPAPWQKNLLRRLLHEEEFQEFAAGHPHLRGLDMVEQVLEHLQIRCNIAPRELENIPENGPVVIMANHPTGTLDGLALLYAVSRVRRDVKVVTNRMLTHLEPLSSLFIPVDNVNGRTRKSSLAHMEQQLQSGGVLIFFPAGEVSRLSRQGIADGHWHTGFIKLAAKYRTPLLPAFIHARNSALFYASALVSPTLPLLLLMQQMFRRRGSSLPVTIGQRIPWESWHSPQSASRELAKKCRQHVQLLGKGQPGKFRTESAIGRAEDRATLRRELATAECLGHTADGKVIYLWQRGDVQQEAPLLRELGRLREIAFRAVGEGSGKRRDIDRYDDDYLHLILWDEQDLEIVGAYRFMPTAQQVANRGLDGLYSYSLFHYDEKMDAILQHGIELGRSFIQPRYWGRRGLDYLWSGIGAWLARYPQYRYLFGPVSISGGLPPAARDLLVAFYRLWFPASDALAVSRSPYPATLPGVLAQFKGEDYGEDLTQLKSLLSNLGCGIPPLYKQYSELCEPGGVQFIDFGSDPAFNHCIDGLVLVDLTFLKSSRYARYIGAHR, encoded by the coding sequence ATGTTTATTCTTGATAACGTACTCGACGATCTTTGGCCTCAGGCGAGGCCCGCTCCCTGGCAAAAGAACCTGTTAAGGCGCCTGCTGCACGAGGAAGAGTTTCAGGAATTTGCCGCCGGCCACCCGCATCTTCGCGGTCTGGACATGGTTGAACAGGTACTGGAACATCTGCAAATCCGCTGCAATATCGCCCCCCGCGAACTGGAAAATATCCCCGAAAACGGCCCCGTCGTCATCATGGCGAATCACCCGACAGGCACCCTCGACGGGCTGGCGCTGCTGTATGCGGTATCGCGCGTGCGTCGCGACGTCAAAGTGGTCACCAACCGCATGCTGACCCACCTTGAGCCGCTGAGCTCGCTGTTTATTCCGGTGGACAACGTTAACGGCCGCACGCGCAAATCCTCGCTCGCCCATATGGAGCAACAGCTCCAGAGCGGCGGCGTGCTGATTTTCTTCCCGGCGGGGGAAGTGTCGCGCCTCAGCCGTCAGGGTATTGCCGACGGCCACTGGCATACCGGCTTTATCAAACTGGCCGCCAAATACCGCACGCCGCTGCTGCCGGCGTTTATCCACGCCCGCAACAGCGCGCTGTTCTACGCCAGCGCGCTGGTGTCGCCAACGCTGCCTCTGCTGCTGCTGATGCAGCAGATGTTCCGCCGCCGCGGCTCCAGCCTGCCGGTGACTATCGGCCAGCGCATCCCCTGGGAAAGCTGGCATAGCCCGCAGTCGGCCTCCCGGGAGCTGGCGAAAAAATGCCGCCAGCACGTACAGCTGCTGGGCAAAGGGCAGCCCGGGAAATTCAGGACGGAAAGCGCCATCGGCCGTGCGGAAGACCGGGCCACGCTGCGTCGCGAGCTGGCGACGGCGGAATGCCTGGGACATACCGCCGATGGCAAAGTTATCTATCTCTGGCAGCGCGGCGATGTTCAGCAGGAAGCGCCGCTGCTGCGCGAGCTTGGGCGGCTGCGCGAAATCGCTTTTCGCGCCGTTGGCGAGGGCAGCGGCAAACGTCGGGATATCGACCGCTATGACGATGATTATCTGCACCTGATCCTGTGGGACGAGCAGGATCTGGAGATCGTCGGCGCGTACCGCTTTATGCCGACCGCGCAGCAGGTCGCTAACCGTGGGCTGGACGGGCTTTACAGCTATAGCCTGTTCCATTACGACGAAAAAATGGACGCTATCCTCCAGCACGGAATCGAGCTCGGGCGCAGCTTTATTCAGCCGCGCTACTGGGGACGCCGGGGTCTGGACTACCTGTGGTCGGGAATTGGCGCCTGGCTCGCGCGCTACCCGCAATACCGCTATCTGTTCGGACCGGTGTCGATTTCCGGCGGGTTACCGCCCGCCGCGCGCGATCTGCTGGTGGCCTTTTATCGCCTGTGGTTCCCGGCAAGCGATGCGCTGGCCGTCTCCCGCAGCCCCTATCCGGCAACGCTTCCCGGCGTGCTGGCGCAGTTTAAAGGGGAAGACTACGGCGAAGACCTGACGCAGTTAAAATCGCTGCTCAGCAATCTGGGCTGCGGCATCCCGCCGCTGTATAAGCAGTACTCTGAGCTCTGCGAACCGGGCGGCGTGCAGTTTATCGACTTCGGCAGCGACCCGGCGTTTAATCACTGTATCGACGGGCTGGTGCTGGTGGATTTAACCTTCCTGAAGAGCAGCCGCTACGCGCGGTATATCGGGGCGCACCGGTAG
- the tauC gene encoding taurine ABC transporter permease TauC, protein MSIVVNDKPRRQALRWRWPLSRQLTLSAATLGVILLAWWTVAGLQLIAPLFLPPPGQVLRKLVSIAGAQGFMDATLWQHLGASLTRIVIALLAATVIGVPVGIAMGLSPTVRGILDPLIELYRPVPPLAYLPLMVIWFGIGETSKILLIYLAIFAPVAMSALAGVKSVQQVRLRAAQSLGASRAQILWFVILPGALPDILTGLRIGLGVGWSTLVAAELIAATRGLGFMVQSAGEFLATDVVLAGIAVIAAIAFVLELSLRALQRRLTPWHGEVA, encoded by the coding sequence ATGAGCATTGTCGTCAACGACAAACCGCGCCGTCAGGCACTGCGCTGGCGCTGGCCGCTGTCGCGGCAGCTGACCTTAAGCGCCGCCACCCTGGGCGTCATTCTGCTGGCGTGGTGGACGGTCGCCGGGCTGCAGCTGATCGCCCCGCTGTTTTTACCGCCGCCGGGGCAGGTGCTGCGCAAACTGGTCAGTATCGCCGGGGCGCAGGGATTTATGGACGCCACCCTCTGGCAGCATCTGGGCGCGAGCCTGACGCGAATTGTGATTGCGCTACTGGCGGCAACGGTTATCGGCGTTCCGGTGGGGATAGCGATGGGGCTAAGCCCGACGGTGCGCGGCATTCTCGATCCGCTGATTGAGCTGTACCGTCCGGTTCCGCCGCTGGCCTATCTGCCGCTGATGGTTATCTGGTTCGGCATTGGCGAAACCTCAAAAATATTGCTGATTTACCTGGCGATTTTTGCGCCGGTGGCGATGTCGGCGCTGGCGGGGGTGAAGAGCGTACAGCAGGTTCGCCTGCGCGCGGCCCAGTCGCTTGGCGCCAGCCGCGCGCAGATCCTGTGGTTTGTCATCCTGCCGGGGGCGCTGCCGGATATTCTGACCGGGCTGCGGATTGGCCTTGGCGTAGGGTGGTCGACGCTGGTGGCGGCAGAGCTTATCGCCGCGACGCGCGGGTTAGGGTTTATGGTGCAGTCGGCGGGCGAGTTTCTGGCCACCGACGTGGTATTAGCAGGTATTGCGGTTATCGCCGCGATCGCCTTTGTTTTAGAGCTGAGTCTGCGGGCGCTACAGCGCCGCTTGACGCCATGGCATGGAGAAGTCGCATGA
- the tauD gene encoding taurine dioxygenase has protein sequence MSERLHITPSGPFIGAEVSGVDLTRPLSDNQFEQLYHAMLRHQVVFLREQAITPQQQRALALRFGDLHIHPVYPHADGVEEIIVLDTHNDNPPDNDNWHTDVTFIDTPPAGAILAAKLLPQSGGDTLWTSGIAAFEALSAPLRALLSGLRAEHDFTRSFPEYKHRKTPEEHQRWRDAAAKNPPLLHPVVRTHPVTGKQALFVNEGFTTRIVDVTAKESEALLGFLFAHVTKPEFQVRWRWQEGDIAIWDNRVTQHYANADYLPQRRIMHRATILGDRPFYRG, from the coding sequence ATGAGTGAACGTTTACATATCACCCCGTCAGGACCGTTTATTGGCGCGGAGGTGTCAGGTGTCGATCTGACCCGTCCGCTCAGCGATAACCAGTTCGAGCAGCTGTATCACGCGATGCTGCGTCATCAGGTGGTTTTCCTGCGCGAACAGGCGATAACCCCGCAGCAGCAGCGCGCGCTGGCGCTGCGCTTTGGCGATTTGCATATCCATCCGGTGTACCCGCACGCTGACGGGGTTGAGGAGATTATCGTACTGGATACGCATAACGATAATCCGCCGGATAACGACAACTGGCATACCGACGTTACCTTTATCGACACCCCGCCCGCCGGGGCGATTCTGGCGGCGAAGCTGCTGCCGCAAAGCGGCGGCGACACGCTGTGGACCAGCGGCATCGCCGCGTTCGAGGCGCTCTCCGCGCCGCTGCGGGCGCTGCTTAGCGGCCTGCGGGCCGAGCATGATTTTACGCGCTCGTTTCCGGAATATAAGCACCGCAAAACGCCGGAAGAGCATCAGCGCTGGCGCGATGCGGCCGCTAAAAACCCGCCATTGCTGCACCCGGTAGTGCGCACGCATCCGGTGACCGGGAAGCAGGCGCTGTTCGTCAACGAGGGGTTTACCACGCGCATTGTGGATGTGACGGCAAAAGAGAGCGAGGCGCTGTTGGGCTTTCTGTTCGCCCACGTCACGAAGCCGGAGTTTCAGGTGCGCTGGCGCTGGCAGGAGGGCGATATCGCCATCTGGGATAACCGGGTGACTCAGCACTATGCGAATGCCGATTATCTGCCGCAGCGGCGCATCATGCACCGTGCGACGATATTAGGCGATAGGCCGTTTTATCGGGGATGA